From the genome of Geothrix sp. 21YS21S-4, one region includes:
- a CDS encoding aminotransferase class I/II-fold pyridoxal phosphate-dependent enzyme — MPPPWSQRLRAQAEGRRARGRERAIRPPAGADFCSNDYLGLRTDPRLAQAAAEAARNFGTGTGAARLLRGTTPLHEELEGALARWKGTGDCLLFGTGFQANATLLPALLGPGDAVFSDALNHASLVDGCRLARAGGAHLGIYRHRDLADLEGQLTAWGRSCENGLALVATDAVFSMDGDAADLPALVDLCERHGALLLVDEAHATGLLGADGAGLSQLQGVTGRVPLVMGTLGKALGAFGAFVGCDRLLRDHLVNTARGFIFSTALPPPAVGAALEGVRLAQAEPWRREKALALAARLRRGLGQDDAPSAIVPLLVGPDAEAVRLAEALHAEGFDVRAVRPPTVPEGSARLRITVGAHLEEGSVDALLAALARVRR, encoded by the coding sequence CTGCCCCCGCCCTGGTCCCAGCGCCTGCGCGCCCAGGCCGAAGGGCGCCGCGCCCGGGGCCGGGAGCGGGCCATCCGCCCCCCCGCCGGCGCGGATTTCTGTTCCAACGACTACCTGGGCCTCCGGACGGATCCCCGTCTGGCCCAGGCCGCCGCCGAGGCCGCCCGCAACTTCGGTACGGGAACCGGCGCCGCCCGCCTGCTGCGGGGCACCACGCCCCTGCACGAGGAGCTGGAAGGGGCCCTGGCCCGCTGGAAGGGCACCGGGGATTGCCTGCTGTTCGGCACGGGCTTCCAGGCCAACGCCACCCTGCTTCCGGCCCTGCTGGGACCCGGCGACGCGGTGTTCTCCGACGCCCTGAACCATGCCTCGCTGGTGGACGGCTGCCGCCTGGCCCGGGCCGGGGGCGCGCACCTGGGCATCTACCGCCACCGCGACCTGGCGGATCTGGAAGGCCAGCTGACCGCGTGGGGCCGGTCCTGCGAAAACGGCCTCGCCCTCGTGGCCACCGACGCAGTGTTCAGCATGGACGGCGACGCCGCGGATCTCCCCGCCCTGGTGGACCTGTGCGAGCGCCACGGCGCCCTGCTGCTGGTGGACGAGGCGCACGCCACGGGGCTGCTGGGGGCGGACGGGGCGGGCCTCTCCCAGCTCCAGGGCGTCACCGGTCGCGTTCCGCTGGTGATGGGCACCCTCGGCAAAGCCCTGGGCGCCTTCGGGGCCTTCGTGGGCTGCGATCGCCTGCTGCGGGATCATCTGGTGAACACCGCCCGGGGCTTCATCTTCTCGACGGCCCTCCCCCCGCCCGCCGTGGGAGCCGCGCTGGAGGGAGTGCGCCTGGCCCAAGCCGAGCCCTGGCGCCGGGAGAAGGCCCTCGCCCTCGCCGCCCGCCTCCGCCGGGGGCTCGGCCAGGACGATGCCCCCTCGGCCATCGTTCCCCTCCTCGTCGGGCCGGACGCGGAGGCGGTGCGGTTGGCGGAGGCCCTCCACGCCGAGGGCTTCGACGTCCGGGCGGTGCGCCCGCCCACGGTGCCCGAAGGGTCGGCGCGGCTGCGGATCACGGTGGGAGCCCATCTGGAGGAAGGTTCCGTCGACGCGCTCCTCGCCGCCCTGGCCCGCGTCCGGAGGTGA
- a CDS encoding 3'-5' exoribonuclease YhaM family protein, translating to MSDQPMLRNLKEGDAFQGFLLAQEAAYKISAKGSEYLELKLSDASGDLKAFLWDVRAVEGDMEAVRADAFLRVKGSATSYNGRLQLKLDKVRFATDAEVGDLSHFFPVSARPAVAMLAELDALVGSIQDPWIRSLLTALFVEDADLRAAFAQAPAAKAMHHAWLGGLLEHTLSVAGMAERACAHYGQVNRDLVMAGVLLHDLGKTAELSYARSFGYTDAGNLLGHIALEAEWISRAAGCIPDFPEELRLQILHIVLSHHGRLEFGSPVLPKTPEALLVHYLDDLDGKLEAMFRAQGEEGGGAWSPFNRTLDRMVYRTRWPKAGSVQN from the coding sequence ATGTCCGACCAGCCGATGCTCCGCAACCTCAAGGAAGGGGACGCCTTCCAGGGCTTCCTGCTGGCCCAGGAGGCCGCCTACAAGATCAGCGCCAAGGGGAGCGAGTACCTCGAACTGAAGCTGTCGGACGCCTCGGGCGACCTGAAGGCGTTCCTGTGGGACGTCCGGGCGGTGGAGGGCGACATGGAGGCTGTGCGAGCCGACGCGTTCCTCCGCGTGAAGGGATCGGCGACCAGCTACAACGGCCGGCTCCAGCTGAAGCTCGACAAGGTGCGGTTCGCGACGGACGCCGAAGTGGGCGACCTGTCCCACTTCTTCCCCGTGAGTGCCCGCCCGGCGGTCGCCATGCTGGCGGAACTGGACGCCCTGGTGGGCTCGATCCAGGATCCCTGGATCCGAAGCCTGCTCACGGCCCTTTTCGTGGAGGACGCGGACCTGCGCGCGGCCTTCGCCCAGGCCCCCGCCGCCAAGGCCATGCACCACGCCTGGCTGGGAGGGCTCCTGGAGCACACCCTGTCCGTGGCCGGAATGGCGGAGCGGGCCTGCGCCCACTACGGGCAGGTGAACCGCGATCTGGTGATGGCGGGCGTCCTGCTGCACGACCTGGGGAAGACCGCCGAACTGAGCTACGCCCGCAGTTTCGGGTATACCGACGCGGGGAACCTCCTCGGCCACATCGCCCTGGAGGCGGAATGGATCAGCCGGGCGGCTGGGTGCATTCCGGACTTTCCCGAGGAGCTGCGCCTCCAGATCCTGCATATCGTCCTCAGCCACCACGGGCGCCTGGAATTCGGGTCGCCCGTGCTGCCGAAGACGCCGGAGGCCCTGCTGGTCCACTACCTGGACGATCTGGACGGCAAGCTGGAGGCCATGTTCCGGGCCCAGGGCGAGGAGGGCGGAGGGGCGTGGAGTCCCTTTAATCGGACCCTGGACCGAATGGTCTACCGCACCCGCTGGCCCAAGGCAGGAAGTGTCCAGAACTGA
- a CDS encoding peptidylprolyl isomerase, which translates to MSRPAAVAAALLLAVPAVQAETKPDVRDEILVIVNSHIITRRTLAQAVEQQHAALYRQFSGKELDDKLADAREKTLQGLVDAFLLEDKGAELGSPVSDEYVQASLDGIKKENNFATDADLERALKGSLGIGLPEFKKRQKQQATQQFVLQREVFSKVAVEDNELRAYYEDHKEEYRLASRFRIRELVLAKGATAEEQAEARKKLESLQAELKAGKAFEELARQNSTSPSKATGGDLGWMNKGFLRPSIEDAAVKLKPEQVSAPIETDKDIYLIQLIALEDAPVKSFAEVREKILEKLQEPKAQNAIEQYLSNLRMRANVRYLVPKDQILKG; encoded by the coding sequence GTGAGCCGTCCGGCGGCGGTCGCCGCCGCGCTGCTGCTGGCCGTTCCGGCGGTCCAGGCGGAGACCAAGCCCGACGTGCGGGACGAGATCCTCGTCATCGTCAACAGCCACATCATCACGCGCCGCACCCTGGCCCAGGCCGTGGAACAGCAGCACGCCGCGCTCTACCGCCAGTTCTCCGGCAAGGAGCTGGACGACAAGCTGGCGGACGCCCGGGAGAAGACGCTCCAGGGCCTCGTGGACGCCTTCCTGCTGGAGGACAAGGGCGCGGAATTGGGCTCGCCGGTTTCCGATGAGTACGTCCAGGCCAGCCTCGATGGGATCAAGAAGGAGAACAACTTCGCCACGGACGCGGATCTGGAGCGGGCGCTCAAGGGCAGCCTGGGGATCGGGCTCCCGGAGTTCAAGAAGCGCCAGAAGCAGCAGGCCACGCAGCAGTTCGTCCTCCAGCGGGAGGTCTTCTCCAAGGTCGCCGTGGAGGACAACGAACTGCGGGCCTACTACGAGGACCACAAGGAGGAGTACCGCCTCGCCAGCCGCTTCCGGATCCGGGAGCTGGTCCTGGCCAAGGGCGCGACGGCGGAGGAGCAGGCCGAGGCCCGGAAGAAGCTGGAGTCCCTCCAGGCCGAGCTGAAGGCCGGCAAGGCCTTCGAGGAACTGGCGCGCCAGAACTCCACCAGCCCCAGCAAGGCCACCGGCGGCGATCTGGGCTGGATGAACAAGGGCTTCCTCCGCCCCAGCATCGAGGACGCCGCGGTGAAGCTGAAGCCCGAGCAGGTGTCGGCCCCCATCGAGACGGACAAGGACATCTACCTGATCCAGCTCATCGCCCTGGAGGACGCGCCCGTGAAGTCCTTCGCCGAGGTGCGGGAGAAGATCCTGGAGAAGCTGCAGGAGCCCAAGGCCCAGAACGCCATCGAGCAGTACCTCTCCAACCTGCGGATGCGGGCCAACGTCCGCTATCTGGTTCCCAAGGACCAGATCCTGAAGGGTTGA
- a CDS encoding CHASE domain-containing protein, which yields MSDPQAPSTGRFRALVVLLAGAALSVAGFLLAGDAYRRQVEAQFHTAAQDRAESVAQGFQHSFEDVLVLRDHFEAGCPVDRASFEAFAEPLRARRPYIQALQWLPEVGPDNRAALETAARRAVPGFRFFDRDAAGRDVPVPPDARFHAVYFVNPYRGNEVSLGYAAERLPSRQEALARALSTGELSASGRIRLIQETGEQTGILALAPVRDPAGRTVGLVQGVFRTGDLVQRALSILEPRGVDLQLLDASAPPSQALLYAAASALPSRGGAGPSRLRLARDFELGGRRWSVVAVPSPGYYRLTAGWRAWGVLAGGLAFSLVLASYVRTLLASQAQVQAQVEARTQELERETESHRRDARALRESDARFRHLVEVMGDGMWVLDSHGMTTFANRRMAEMLGYRPAEMIGRTLADFMFPEDAASASQRDLTQRREGIGAQHDFRFRRKDGSELWSIVTGNPVLDDDGRVVSVLGMVTDITERRRAEQAQLQSQKLESLGVLAGGIAHDFNNLLTAILGNVSLAQMTLPAAAPAQQYLSNLEKTVHRATGLTRQMLAYSGKGRFEVGPLDLNEAVTEMSHLLGVSISKKVSLRFQLQEGLPAFMAEPSQIQQVVMNLVTNASEAIGDAEGVVSIRTELFIYSGEDLIRDFPGQNVAPGAFLALEVSDTGHGMSPEVQARIFEPFFTTKFTGRGLGLSAMQGIVRGHKGGIRVYSEIGKGTTFKLIFPAGTRALPHLPEEAEPEAWRGSGTVLVVDDEEGVRTVAEALLHSMGFDVVTARDGQEALTLFRSAAPPFCAVLMDLTMPHMNGVETYRELRRIDPACRVVLTSGYNEQEAVQSFLGKGLVAFVQKPFQRTDLIQAMRKALGV from the coding sequence GTGTCAGACCCCCAGGCCCCCTCCACTGGCCGCTTCCGCGCCCTGGTGGTGCTCCTCGCGGGCGCCGCCCTCTCGGTGGCGGGATTCCTCCTGGCCGGCGACGCCTACCGGCGGCAGGTGGAGGCCCAATTCCACACCGCGGCCCAGGACCGGGCGGAGAGCGTGGCCCAGGGATTCCAGCACAGCTTCGAGGACGTGCTCGTCCTGCGCGATCACTTCGAGGCGGGGTGTCCGGTGGACCGGGCCTCCTTCGAGGCCTTCGCGGAACCGCTTCGCGCGCGCCGTCCCTACATCCAGGCCTTGCAGTGGCTGCCGGAAGTGGGCCCCGACAACCGCGCGGCCTTGGAAACGGCGGCCCGCCGCGCCGTGCCGGGCTTCCGCTTCTTCGACCGCGACGCGGCCGGACGGGACGTGCCGGTGCCTCCCGACGCGCGGTTCCACGCGGTGTACTTCGTGAATCCGTACCGGGGGAACGAGGTCAGCCTCGGCTACGCCGCCGAACGGCTGCCCTCCCGCCAGGAGGCCCTGGCGCGGGCCCTCAGCACCGGCGAACTCTCCGCCAGCGGGCGGATCCGGCTGATCCAGGAGACGGGGGAACAGACCGGCATCCTCGCGCTGGCGCCCGTGCGCGACCCCGCGGGCCGGACCGTGGGTCTGGTGCAGGGCGTCTTCCGGACGGGCGACCTGGTCCAGCGCGCGCTGTCCATCCTCGAGCCCCGGGGCGTGGACCTGCAGCTCCTGGACGCCAGCGCGCCGCCGTCCCAGGCATTGCTGTACGCCGCGGCCTCGGCCCTTCCGTCCCGGGGCGGGGCGGGGCCTTCGCGCCTCCGCCTCGCCCGCGATTTCGAACTGGGCGGCCGGCGGTGGTCGGTGGTGGCCGTGCCCTCTCCGGGCTACTACCGCCTGACCGCGGGCTGGCGGGCCTGGGGCGTGCTGGCGGGCGGGCTGGCCTTCAGCCTCGTTCTGGCGAGCTACGTCCGGACGCTGCTCGCCAGCCAGGCCCAGGTCCAGGCCCAGGTAGAGGCCCGCACGCAGGAATTGGAGCGGGAAACGGAGAGCCACCGGCGGGATGCCCGGGCGCTGCGCGAAAGCGACGCCCGCTTCCGGCACCTGGTGGAGGTGATGGGCGACGGGATGTGGGTCCTGGATTCCCATGGGATGACCACCTTCGCCAACCGCCGCATGGCGGAGATGCTGGGCTACCGGCCCGCCGAGATGATCGGCCGCACCCTCGCCGACTTCATGTTCCCGGAGGACGCGGCGTCGGCCTCGCAGCGGGACCTCACCCAGCGGCGGGAGGGGATCGGCGCGCAGCACGACTTCCGGTTCCGCCGGAAGGACGGGTCGGAACTGTGGTCCATCGTCACCGGCAATCCCGTCCTGGACGATGACGGGCGGGTGGTCAGCGTCCTGGGGATGGTCACGGACATCACCGAGCGCCGCCGCGCGGAGCAGGCCCAGCTCCAGAGCCAGAAGCTGGAGAGCCTGGGGGTGCTGGCCGGGGGGATCGCCCACGACTTCAACAACCTGCTCACCGCCATCCTGGGGAACGTCAGCCTGGCCCAGATGACCCTTCCCGCCGCGGCTCCGGCGCAGCAGTACCTGAGCAACCTGGAGAAGACCGTCCATCGCGCCACGGGCCTCACCCGCCAGATGCTGGCCTATTCGGGCAAAGGCCGCTTCGAGGTGGGTCCCCTGGACCTGAATGAGGCGGTGACGGAGATGTCCCACCTCCTCGGCGTGTCCATCTCCAAGAAGGTGAGCCTCCGCTTCCAGCTCCAGGAAGGCCTGCCCGCCTTCATGGCCGAGCCCTCCCAGATCCAGCAGGTAGTCATGAACCTGGTGACGAACGCCTCCGAGGCCATCGGGGACGCGGAGGGCGTGGTGTCCATCCGGACGGAGCTGTTCATCTATTCCGGGGAGGATCTGATCCGCGATTTCCCCGGCCAGAACGTGGCCCCGGGCGCCTTCCTGGCCCTGGAGGTCTCCGATACCGGTCACGGGATGAGCCCCGAAGTCCAGGCCCGGATCTTCGAACCCTTCTTCACGACCAAGTTCACCGGCCGCGGCCTGGGCCTGTCGGCCATGCAGGGCATCGTCCGGGGCCACAAGGGCGGGATCCGGGTCTACAGCGAGATCGGGAAGGGCACCACCTTCAAGCTGATCTTCCCCGCGGGGACCCGGGCGCTGCCCCACCTCCCGGAGGAGGCCGAACCCGAGGCGTGGCGCGGGTCGGGAACGGTGCTGGTGGTGGACGACGAGGAGGGCGTGCGGACCGTGGCCGAAGCGCTCCTCCACTCCATGGGCTTCGACGTGGTCACCGCCCGGGACGGACAAGAGGCGCTGACGCTGTTCCGGTCGGCGGCTCCGCCGTTCTGCGCGGTCCTCATGGACCTGACCATGCCCCACATGAACGGCGTGGAGACCTACCGCGAGCTGCGCCGGATCGATCCCGCCTGCCGGGTGGTGCTCACCAGCGGCTACAACGAACAGGAGGCCGTCCAGAGCTTCCTGGGGAAGGGCCTCGTGGCCTTCGTCCAGAAGCCGTTCCAGCGGACGGACCTGATCCAGGCCATGCGAAAGGCCCTGGGGGTCTGA
- the bioD gene encoding dethiobiotin synthase, translating into MFAGLPSPLWVLGTGTGVGKTHVATRVARAWTASGPVAYRKPFQTGVDRPDHPDADATAVRSPGISAESHILLREPLSPLAAARREGRTLDLEAAAAWCLRPAEGRVLLEGVGGLMVPLAPNVHFLAWATELKLPCVLVALGGLGTLNHTLLSAEALMLRGWRIEAVLLNPGADGSPRTAAEENAGLLCGFLPVPVHVLN; encoded by the coding sequence ATGTTCGCCGGCCTCCCCTCCCCCCTGTGGGTCCTCGGCACCGGCACCGGCGTCGGGAAGACCCACGTCGCCACCCGGGTGGCCCGCGCCTGGACCGCCTCCGGCCCCGTCGCCTACCGGAAACCCTTCCAGACCGGCGTGGACCGCCCCGATCATCCCGACGCCGATGCCACCGCCGTGCGGAGCCCGGGGATTTCCGCCGAAAGCCACATCCTGCTGCGGGAGCCCCTTTCGCCCCTGGCCGCCGCCCGCCGCGAAGGGCGGACGCTGGATCTGGAGGCCGCCGCGGCATGGTGCCTGCGCCCGGCGGAGGGCCGCGTCCTGCTGGAGGGCGTGGGTGGCCTGATGGTGCCCCTCGCCCCGAACGTCCACTTCCTGGCCTGGGCCACGGAGCTGAAGCTCCCCTGCGTCCTGGTGGCCCTGGGCGGCCTCGGCACCTTGAATCACACCCTCCTCAGCGCCGAGGCCCTGATGCTCCGCGGGTGGCGGATCGAGGCGGTGCTGCTGAACCCGGGCGCCGACGGATCGCCGCGGACGGCTGCGGAAGAGAACGCCGGCCTCCTGTGCGGCTTCCTGCCGGTGCCGGTCCACGTCCTAAACTGA
- a CDS encoding Bax inhibitor-1 family protein: MDYQQSWQGASARTQSRVDFIRSVYLWLMGGFAVAALGALSAPFVAAALIPVAGRFLGWVLFGVQFGTLMFASSVSRRKPLNRLAYGLFTFVSGVIAGIIALVIAQGAGFVPVFSALGLTGVVFLTLTVTAFVSKRDFSFLRNFVMVGIAVMFFGGLAAAIFHLQTFSLIISGVAVIACSAKLLWDTSAMLRTDDLGDPAGFALALFVSLYNIFISLMNLLGGRRR; this comes from the coding sequence ATGGATTATCAGCAGTCGTGGCAGGGGGCATCGGCCAGAACCCAGTCCCGGGTCGATTTCATCCGAAGCGTCTACCTGTGGCTCATGGGCGGATTCGCCGTGGCCGCCCTGGGCGCGCTCAGCGCTCCCTTTGTCGCGGCGGCCCTGATTCCTGTCGCGGGACGGTTCCTGGGATGGGTGCTGTTCGGGGTCCAGTTCGGGACCCTGATGTTCGCCTCCTCCGTCAGCCGCCGGAAGCCCCTGAACCGGTTGGCCTATGGGTTGTTCACCTTTGTCTCCGGGGTCATCGCGGGCATCATCGCCCTCGTGATCGCGCAGGGCGCGGGTTTCGTGCCCGTGTTCAGCGCCCTGGGCCTCACCGGCGTGGTCTTCCTGACCCTCACCGTCACGGCCTTCGTCTCCAAGCGGGACTTCAGCTTCCTGCGGAACTTCGTGATGGTCGGGATCGCCGTGATGTTCTTCGGCGGCCTGGCCGCGGCGATCTTCCACCTGCAGACCTTCAGCCTGATCATCTCGGGCGTGGCGGTCATCGCCTGCTCCGCCAAGCTGCTGTGGGACACCTCCGCCATGCTGCGCACGGACGACCTCGGCGACCCCGCCGGCTTCGCCCTCGCCCTGTTCGTGAGCCTCTACAACATCTTCATCTCGCTGATGAACCTTCTCGGCGGACGGCGCCGCTAG
- a CDS encoding RNA-binding S4 domain-containing protein — MRLDAFLKKSLLIKRRELANQLCDEGMVRVNGSPRKASHEVKPQDELEFPLYNRVLKVRVLDLPEGNVRKADQWSFFEVLEDKRLPIDLGLGGDDPFAPPPKAPRNQ, encoded by the coding sequence ATGAGACTCGACGCCTTCCTCAAGAAGAGCCTGCTGATCAAGCGGCGGGAGCTGGCCAACCAGCTCTGCGACGAGGGGATGGTGCGGGTGAACGGCTCCCCCCGGAAAGCCAGCCACGAGGTGAAGCCCCAGGACGAACTGGAGTTCCCCCTCTACAACCGCGTGCTGAAGGTGCGCGTCCTGGATCTGCCCGAGGGCAACGTGCGCAAGGCCGACCAGTGGTCTTTTTTCGAGGTCCTGGAGGACAAGCGCCTGCCCATCGATCTGGGCCTGGGCGGGGACGATCCCTTCGCACCGCCCCCCAAGGCGCCCCGCAACCAGTAG
- a CDS encoding tetratricopeptide repeat protein, which produces MNRNIMLALAGGFIAGGVVGYVAGGLRESAPATAPAAAAPVMQVPSLGGGMPGAPGGGMAGAALPTAEVQDRMARLQAMVAADPKNHDAWVALGNDYFDSHQAQKAVEAYGKALALNPDDPNVLTDQGVMYRQLNQFDKAVANFQKAAKLDPSHVQSLFNLGIVYAHDLHQPDAAAKAWNQVLVLAPTSDQATQARQQLSQLGK; this is translated from the coding sequence TTGAACCGGAACATCATGCTCGCCCTGGCAGGGGGATTCATCGCCGGAGGCGTCGTGGGCTACGTGGCCGGCGGGCTCCGCGAATCGGCTCCCGCGACCGCCCCGGCCGCCGCTGCTCCGGTCATGCAGGTGCCCTCCCTGGGCGGCGGGATGCCCGGCGCCCCCGGCGGGGGAATGGCCGGCGCCGCCCTGCCCACCGCCGAAGTCCAGGACCGCATGGCCCGCCTCCAGGCCATGGTCGCCGCGGATCCCAAGAATCACGATGCGTGGGTAGCCCTGGGCAATGATTATTTCGACTCCCACCAGGCCCAGAAGGCGGTGGAAGCCTACGGCAAGGCCCTGGCCCTCAACCCCGACGATCCCAACGTCCTCACGGATCAGGGCGTGATGTACCGCCAGCTGAACCAGTTCGACAAGGCCGTCGCCAACTTCCAGAAGGCCGCCAAACTCGATCCCAGCCACGTCCAGAGCCTGTTCAACCTGGGAATCGTCTACGCGCACGATCTCCACCAGCCCGACGCCGCCGCCAAGGCCTGGAACCAGGTCCTGGTTCTCGCCCCCACCAGCGACCAGGCGACCCAGGCGCGGCAGCAGCTGAGCCAGCTCGGGAAATAG
- a CDS encoding MgtC/SapB family protein, whose protein sequence is MPGISHLEMILRVAVGAALGGAIGYERDRHGRQAGLRTHLIVALASATFMVVSAHFAFFQNYAGTPGIGVDPSRIAASVVTGIGFLAGGTILKTGLNVQGLTTAAGLWLVAAIGLCAGAGMYPLALAVTLMGLVALTVFRILEGKDDRMMRRDVALLLDEHAQSIQSLLASLHASGVTVSDFDFERQPETFHIRLRFQSSFSISLGTHGFISLLEKEPGVQGLQVRPPA, encoded by the coding sequence ATGCCCGGAATCTCCCACCTGGAAATGATCCTCCGCGTCGCCGTGGGGGCCGCCCTCGGCGGGGCCATCGGCTACGAGCGCGACCGGCACGGAAGGCAGGCGGGGCTGCGGACGCACCTGATCGTGGCCCTGGCCTCGGCCACGTTCATGGTGGTGTCGGCCCACTTCGCCTTCTTCCAGAACTACGCCGGAACGCCGGGCATCGGCGTGGATCCCTCCCGCATCGCCGCCTCGGTGGTGACGGGGATCGGGTTCCTCGCAGGCGGCACCATCCTCAAGACGGGGCTGAACGTGCAGGGGCTCACCACCGCCGCGGGCCTGTGGCTCGTGGCCGCCATCGGGCTGTGCGCCGGCGCGGGAATGTATCCCCTCGCCCTGGCGGTGACCTTGATGGGCCTGGTGGCCCTGACGGTCTTCCGCATCCTGGAGGGGAAGGACGACCGGATGATGCGCCGGGACGTGGCGCTCCTCCTGGACGAGCACGCGCAGTCGATCCAATCGCTGTTGGCCTCCCTCCACGCCTCCGGCGTCACCGTGTCGGATTTCGACTTCGAGCGCCAGCCCGAGACCTTCCACATCCGGCTCCGGTTCCAATCGAGCTTTTCGATCAGCCTGGGCACCCACGGATTCATCTCGCTCCTCGAAAAGGAGCCCGGTGTCCAGGGCCTCCAGGTCCGGCCGCCGGCCTAG
- a CDS encoding peptidylprolyl isomerase codes for MLRTSLLSLLALGLAAQQPAPAQAPVPAAAAPAPAPGPNPEEVILARVGGQPITEADFRAAFGLLGQQEQMQVLMMQGGKEEFVRRMAESKLLAEKAKRMGLDQTPGYLRSLERTKDDLLAREYLAKEGEGLQKKLAVAEPEVKAYYEGHKERFKQPEQVTVRHILISVKQDPNATTGATAGLTDAEAKAKVAKIQAELKKGAKFEDLAKKYSDDPGSKENGGLYADADPSTWVKEFGTAARTQPLGKVGAPVKTQFGYHLVKVESRKPSRDVPFEEGKAAAERMAQQERQMIVWTELMDGLRKEIPFELVKPATPAAVAAPAPVAPQGGGQ; via the coding sequence ATGCTCCGTACCTCGCTGCTCTCCCTTCTCGCCCTCGGCCTCGCCGCCCAGCAGCCCGCGCCCGCGCAGGCTCCCGTTCCCGCCGCCGCGGCGCCCGCGCCGGCTCCCGGGCCGAACCCCGAAGAGGTCATCCTCGCCCGGGTGGGCGGGCAGCCCATCACCGAGGCCGATTTCCGCGCCGCCTTCGGGCTGCTGGGCCAGCAGGAGCAGATGCAGGTGCTCATGATGCAGGGCGGCAAGGAGGAGTTCGTCCGGCGGATGGCCGAGAGCAAGCTCCTGGCGGAGAAGGCGAAGCGCATGGGCCTGGACCAGACGCCCGGCTACCTCCGGTCGCTGGAGCGCACCAAGGACGACCTTTTGGCTCGCGAGTACCTGGCCAAGGAAGGCGAGGGCCTCCAGAAGAAGCTGGCGGTGGCGGAACCGGAAGTGAAGGCCTACTACGAGGGCCACAAGGAGCGGTTCAAGCAGCCCGAGCAGGTCACCGTCCGCCACATCCTGATCTCCGTGAAGCAGGATCCCAACGCGACCACGGGGGCCACCGCCGGACTGACGGACGCGGAAGCCAAGGCGAAGGTCGCCAAGATCCAGGCCGAGTTGAAGAAGGGCGCCAAGTTCGAGGACCTCGCCAAGAAGTACAGCGACGATCCCGGCAGCAAGGAGAACGGCGGCCTCTATGCCGACGCCGATCCCTCCACTTGGGTGAAGGAGTTCGGCACCGCAGCCCGCACGCAGCCCCTCGGTAAGGTGGGCGCCCCCGTGAAGACCCAGTTCGGCTACCACCTCGTCAAGGTGGAGAGCCGGAAGCCCAGCCGCGACGTTCCCTTCGAGGAGGGCAAGGCCGCGGCGGAGCGCATGGCCCAGCAGGAGCGCCAGATGATCGTGTGGACCGAACTGATGGACGGCCTGCGCAAGGAGATCCCCTTCGAGCTCGTGAAGCCCGCGACGCCCGCGGCTGTGGCTGCACCGGCCCCGGTGGCCCCGCAGGGAGGTGGGCAGTGA